The Candidatus Methylomirabilis tolerans genome contains a region encoding:
- a CDS encoding OmpA family protein, whose translation MNDRRLNARFLAWAMAVLFLVCGGSTDSYAQDVKNSSDHPLFPNRMPGYSISNYQQQAFSSYRFRTHPTQVIEGKYTRIHYYLKDLQQHPGGLAIRRNYENAIKAVGGEVAYSDDNVSVMKVVRDGVVVWAEVQASTKVAGRIYFLHIVERTAMTQTITADAMAAAIDRDGFIALDVHFATGKAEILPDSRPLIDEIVTMLSKYNRWRVGIEGHTDNSGSPASNKTLSDARARSVTDAIVAAGINRDRLDPAGFGQDRPVADNRTEEGRAKNRRVEIVKR comes from the coding sequence ATGAACGACCGGAGACTCAATGCACGTTTTCTGGCCTGGGCTATGGCAGTGCTATTCCTTGTGTGTGGCGGCTCGACCGACTCGTACGCGCAAGACGTGAAGAACAGCTCGGATCATCCGCTCTTTCCAAATCGGATGCCGGGTTACTCCATTTCCAACTATCAGCAGCAGGCTTTCAGCTCCTACAGGTTTCGGACTCACCCGACTCAGGTCATTGAAGGCAAGTACACGCGTATCCACTATTACCTGAAGGATCTGCAGCAGCACCCGGGCGGTTTGGCCATCCGGCGCAATTATGAGAACGCCATCAAGGCTGTCGGTGGCGAGGTCGCATACTCGGATGACAACGTCTCCGTGATGAAAGTCGTGCGTGATGGCGTCGTAGTCTGGGCAGAGGTGCAGGCCTCCACGAAGGTTGCGGGCCGCATTTACTTCTTACATATAGTCGAACGTACGGCGATGACGCAGACGATCACGGCAGATGCGATGGCTGCGGCCATCGACAGGGATGGTTTTATCGCACTCGACGTCCATTTTGCAACGGGCAAGGCGGAGATCCTGCCGGACTCGCGTCCGCTTATCGACGAGATTGTGACGATGCTCTCGAAGTACAACCGCTGGCGCGTTGGGATTGAGGGTCACACGGACAATAGCGGTTCTCCGGCGTCTAACAAGACCTTGTCCGATGCGCGAGCCCGGTCGGTCACCGATGCGATTGTCGCCGCTGGAATCAATAGGGACCGGTTGGATCCGGCAGGATTCGGCCAAGATCGGCCGGTCGCCGACAACCGAACGGAGGAGGGGCGCGCAAAGAATCGCCGCGTCGAGATCGTGAAGCGATAG